Proteins encoded within one genomic window of Lagenorhynchus albirostris chromosome 9, mLagAlb1.1, whole genome shotgun sequence:
- the LOC132525755 gene encoding lysosomal membrane ascorbate-dependent ferrireductase CYB561A3 isoform X1, with protein MAMGWFYLSVLALCSLGLMCILSTIYWISYWQGGFAWDGTILMFNWHPVLMVTGMVVVYSAASLVYRLPQSWVGPKLPWKFGHAAMHLLAFILTVLGLHAVFDFHSRRKIPNLYSLHSWLGITTVFLFTCQWFLGFAVFLLPWASVRLRSLLKPIHVFFGASILSLAIASVISGINEKLFSSLRNGTNSYSRLPSEAVFANCSGMLVVVFGLLVLYILLASSWKRPELGMQAERQPIWTRGWAGTR; from the exons ATGGCTATGGGATGGTTTTATCTGTCCGTCTTGGCGCTGTGCTCCCTGGGCTTGATGTGCATCCTCTCCACCATCTATTGGATATCGTACTGGCAAGGTGGCTTCGCCTGGGATGGTACCATCCTCATGTTCAACTGGCACCCGGTGCTCATGGTTACGGGCATGGTGGTGGTCTACAGTGCTG CATCACTGGTCTACCGCCTGCCCCAGTCATGGGTAGGGCCCAAGCTGCCCTGGAAATTCGGCCACGCAGCCATGCACCTGCTGGCCTTCATCCTGACTGTACTGGGGCTGCATGCCGTCTTTGACTTTCACAGCCGTAGAAAGATCCCCAATCTCTACTCCCTGCACAGCTGGCTGGGCATCACCACCGTCTTCCTCTTCACCTGTCAG TGGTTCTTGGGCTTTGCAGTCTTCCTGCTGCCCTGGGCGTCCGTGCGGCTGCGCAGCCTCCTTAAACCCATCCACGTCTTCTTTGGAGCTTCCATCCTCTCTCTGGCCATTGCATCTGTCATTTCCGGCATTAATGAGAAGcttttctccagtct GAGAAACGGCACCAACTCATACTCCAGGCTGCCCAGTGAGGCTGTCTTTGCCAACTGCTCTGGGATGCTGGTGGTGGTCTTCGGGCTGCTGGTGCTCTATATCCTGCTGGCTTCGTCTTGGAAACGCCCAGAGCTGGGGATGCAGGCCGAAAGACAG CCCATCTGGACACGAGGCTGGGCGGGAACACGGTGA
- the LOC132525755 gene encoding lysosomal membrane ascorbate-dependent ferrireductase CYB561A3 isoform X3, whose product MAMGWFYLSVLALCSLGLMCILSTIYWISYWQGGFAWDGTILMFNWHPVLMVTGMVVVYSAASLVYRLPQSWVGPKLPWKFGHAAMHLLAFILTVLGLHAVFDFHSRRKIPNLYSLHSWLGITTVFLFTCQWFLGFAVFLLPWASVRLRSLLKPIHVFFGASILSLAIASVISGINEKLFSSLRNGTNSYSRLPSEAVFANCSGMLVVVFGLLVLYILLASSWKRPELGMQAERQALLHGGE is encoded by the exons ATGGCTATGGGATGGTTTTATCTGTCCGTCTTGGCGCTGTGCTCCCTGGGCTTGATGTGCATCCTCTCCACCATCTATTGGATATCGTACTGGCAAGGTGGCTTCGCCTGGGATGGTACCATCCTCATGTTCAACTGGCACCCGGTGCTCATGGTTACGGGCATGGTGGTGGTCTACAGTGCTG CATCACTGGTCTACCGCCTGCCCCAGTCATGGGTAGGGCCCAAGCTGCCCTGGAAATTCGGCCACGCAGCCATGCACCTGCTGGCCTTCATCCTGACTGTACTGGGGCTGCATGCCGTCTTTGACTTTCACAGCCGTAGAAAGATCCCCAATCTCTACTCCCTGCACAGCTGGCTGGGCATCACCACCGTCTTCCTCTTCACCTGTCAG TGGTTCTTGGGCTTTGCAGTCTTCCTGCTGCCCTGGGCGTCCGTGCGGCTGCGCAGCCTCCTTAAACCCATCCACGTCTTCTTTGGAGCTTCCATCCTCTCTCTGGCCATTGCATCTGTCATTTCCGGCATTAATGAGAAGcttttctccagtct GAGAAACGGCACCAACTCATACTCCAGGCTGCCCAGTGAGGCTGTCTTTGCCAACTGCTCTGGGATGCTGGTGGTGGTCTTCGGGCTGCTGGTGCTCTATATCCTGCTGGCTTCGTCTTGGAAACGCCCAGAGCTGGGGATGCAGGCCGAAAGACAG GCCCTGTTGCACGGCGGGGAGTGA
- the LOC132525755 gene encoding lysosomal membrane ascorbate-dependent ferrireductase CYB561A3 isoform X2 produces the protein MAMGWFYLSVLALCSLGLMCILSTIYWISYWQGGFAWDGTILMFNWHPVLMVTGMVVVYSAASLVYRLPQSWVGPKLPWKFGHAAMHLLAFILTVLGLHAVFDFHSRRKIPNLYSLHSWLGITTVFLFTCQWFLGFAVFLLPWASVRLRSLLKPIHVFFGASILSLAIASVISGINEKLFSSLRNGTNSYSRLPSEAVFANCSGMLVVVFGLLVLYILLASSWKRPELGMQAERQGCGREPRELR, from the exons ATGGCTATGGGATGGTTTTATCTGTCCGTCTTGGCGCTGTGCTCCCTGGGCTTGATGTGCATCCTCTCCACCATCTATTGGATATCGTACTGGCAAGGTGGCTTCGCCTGGGATGGTACCATCCTCATGTTCAACTGGCACCCGGTGCTCATGGTTACGGGCATGGTGGTGGTCTACAGTGCTG CATCACTGGTCTACCGCCTGCCCCAGTCATGGGTAGGGCCCAAGCTGCCCTGGAAATTCGGCCACGCAGCCATGCACCTGCTGGCCTTCATCCTGACTGTACTGGGGCTGCATGCCGTCTTTGACTTTCACAGCCGTAGAAAGATCCCCAATCTCTACTCCCTGCACAGCTGGCTGGGCATCACCACCGTCTTCCTCTTCACCTGTCAG TGGTTCTTGGGCTTTGCAGTCTTCCTGCTGCCCTGGGCGTCCGTGCGGCTGCGCAGCCTCCTTAAACCCATCCACGTCTTCTTTGGAGCTTCCATCCTCTCTCTGGCCATTGCATCTGTCATTTCCGGCATTAATGAGAAGcttttctccagtct GAGAAACGGCACCAACTCATACTCCAGGCTGCCCAGTGAGGCTGTCTTTGCCAACTGCTCTGGGATGCTGGTGGTGGTCTTCGGGCTGCTGGTGCTCTATATCCTGCTGGCTTCGTCTTGGAAACGCCCAGAGCTGGGGATGCAGGCCGAAAGACAG GGATGTGGCAGAGAACCCCGAGAGCTCAGATGA